The following are from one region of the Vicugna pacos chromosome 9, VicPac4, whole genome shotgun sequence genome:
- the ORC6 gene encoding origin recognition complex subunit 6 isoform X3 has product MESGLVRRLASRLGIAEPEVLRKAEEYLRLSHVKCMGLSARTTETSNAVMCLDLAASCMKCPLDRAYLIKLSGLNKKMYQSCLKSFECLLGLNSNIGIRDLAVQFSCTEAVNMASEILQSYESSLPQTPQVDLDLSRPLFTTAALLTACKILRLKVDKSKMAATSGVKKAIFDRLCKQLEKIGQQIDKEPGDSAPPSRKKKKTVLEPPAEEIEAVVEIPHKPQNDDDLTQDYEEWKRRILENAVKAQKATSE; this is encoded by the exons ATGGAATCTGGTCTAGTCCGCCGTTTAGCTTCGCGCCTGGGCATAGCCGAGCCGGAGGTGCTGAG gaaagcagaggagtacCTGCGGCTGTCTCACGTGAAGTGTATGGGCCTGTCTGCACGAACCACAGAAACCAGCAATGCAGTCATGTGCCTGGACCTTGCAGCTTCCTGCATGAAGTGCCCCTTGGACAGG GCTTATTTAATTAAACTTTCTGGTTTGAACAAGAAGATGTATCAGAGCTGTCTGAAATCTTTTGAGTGTTTACTGGGCCTGAACTCGAATATTGGAATAAGAGACCTAGCTGTACAGTTTAGCTGCACAGAAGCAGTGAATATGGCTTCAGAGATACTGCAAAG CTATGAGTCCAGTCTTCCACAAACACCACAAGTGGATCTTGACTTATCCAGGCCGCTCTTCACCACTGCTGCACTACTGACAGCGTGCAA GATTCTAAGGCTAAAGGTGGACAAAAGTAAAATGGCAGCCACATCTGGTGTGAAAAAAGCCATATTTGACCGACTCTGTAAACAATTAGAGAAGATTGGGCAGCAGATCGACA AAGAGCCTGGTGATTCAGCTCCTCCATCAcggaagaagaaaaagactgtGCTTGAACCTCCAGCAGAGG AAATAGAGGCTGTAGTAGAGATCCCACATAAACCGCAAAATGACGACGATCTGACACAGGATTATGAAgagtggaaaaggagaattttggAAAATGCTGTCAAAGCACAAAAGGCTACCTCAGAGTGA
- the ORC6 gene encoding origin recognition complex subunit 6 isoform X2 yields MEGVGAARPCSLSSLDGTLAELMRRRKTRIGLWGGLNISFQPIQMPWKAEEYLRLSHVKCMGLSARTTETSNAVMCLDLAASCMKCPLDRAYLIKLSGLNKKMYQSCLKSFECLLGLNSNIGIRDLAVQFSCTEAVNMASEILQSYESSLPQTPQVDLDLSRPLFTTAALLTACKILRLKVDKSKMAATSGVKKAIFDRLCKQLEKIGQQIDKPGDSAPPSRKKKKTVLEPPAEEIEAVVEIPHKPQNDDDLTQDYEEWKRRILENAVKAQKATSE; encoded by the exons ATGGAAGGAGTGGGAGCCGCCCGACCATGTTCGCTTTCTTCCTTGGACGGTACACTCGCAGAGCTCATGCGCAGAAGGAAGACCAGGATTGGTTTGTGGGGCGGGCTCAACATCTCGTTCCAACCAATCCAGATGCCGTG gaaagcagaggagtacCTGCGGCTGTCTCACGTGAAGTGTATGGGCCTGTCTGCACGAACCACAGAAACCAGCAATGCAGTCATGTGCCTGGACCTTGCAGCTTCCTGCATGAAGTGCCCCTTGGACAGG GCTTATTTAATTAAACTTTCTGGTTTGAACAAGAAGATGTATCAGAGCTGTCTGAAATCTTTTGAGTGTTTACTGGGCCTGAACTCGAATATTGGAATAAGAGACCTAGCTGTACAGTTTAGCTGCACAGAAGCAGTGAATATGGCTTCAGAGATACTGCAAAG CTATGAGTCCAGTCTTCCACAAACACCACAAGTGGATCTTGACTTATCCAGGCCGCTCTTCACCACTGCTGCACTACTGACAGCGTGCAA GATTCTAAGGCTAAAGGTGGACAAAAGTAAAATGGCAGCCACATCTGGTGTGAAAAAAGCCATATTTGACCGACTCTGTAAACAATTAGAGAAGATTGGGCAGCAGATCGACA AGCCTGGTGATTCAGCTCCTCCATCAcggaagaagaaaaagactgtGCTTGAACCTCCAGCAGAGG AAATAGAGGCTGTAGTAGAGATCCCACATAAACCGCAAAATGACGACGATCTGACACAGGATTATGAAgagtggaaaaggagaattttggAAAATGCTGTCAAAGCACAAAAGGCTACCTCAGAGTGA
- the ORC6 gene encoding origin recognition complex subunit 6 isoform X1, translating into MEGVGAARPCSLSSLDGTLAELMRRRKTRIGLWGGLNISFQPIQMPWKAEEYLRLSHVKCMGLSARTTETSNAVMCLDLAASCMKCPLDRAYLIKLSGLNKKMYQSCLKSFECLLGLNSNIGIRDLAVQFSCTEAVNMASEILQSYESSLPQTPQVDLDLSRPLFTTAALLTACKILRLKVDKSKMAATSGVKKAIFDRLCKQLEKIGQQIDKEPGDSAPPSRKKKKTVLEPPAEEIEAVVEIPHKPQNDDDLTQDYEEWKRRILENAVKAQKATSE; encoded by the exons ATGGAAGGAGTGGGAGCCGCCCGACCATGTTCGCTTTCTTCCTTGGACGGTACACTCGCAGAGCTCATGCGCAGAAGGAAGACCAGGATTGGTTTGTGGGGCGGGCTCAACATCTCGTTCCAACCAATCCAGATGCCGTG gaaagcagaggagtacCTGCGGCTGTCTCACGTGAAGTGTATGGGCCTGTCTGCACGAACCACAGAAACCAGCAATGCAGTCATGTGCCTGGACCTTGCAGCTTCCTGCATGAAGTGCCCCTTGGACAGG GCTTATTTAATTAAACTTTCTGGTTTGAACAAGAAGATGTATCAGAGCTGTCTGAAATCTTTTGAGTGTTTACTGGGCCTGAACTCGAATATTGGAATAAGAGACCTAGCTGTACAGTTTAGCTGCACAGAAGCAGTGAATATGGCTTCAGAGATACTGCAAAG CTATGAGTCCAGTCTTCCACAAACACCACAAGTGGATCTTGACTTATCCAGGCCGCTCTTCACCACTGCTGCACTACTGACAGCGTGCAA GATTCTAAGGCTAAAGGTGGACAAAAGTAAAATGGCAGCCACATCTGGTGTGAAAAAAGCCATATTTGACCGACTCTGTAAACAATTAGAGAAGATTGGGCAGCAGATCGACA AAGAGCCTGGTGATTCAGCTCCTCCATCAcggaagaagaaaaagactgtGCTTGAACCTCCAGCAGAGG AAATAGAGGCTGTAGTAGAGATCCCACATAAACCGCAAAATGACGACGATCTGACACAGGATTATGAAgagtggaaaaggagaattttggAAAATGCTGTCAAAGCACAAAAGGCTACCTCAGAGTGA